Part of the Notamacropus eugenii isolate mMacEug1 chromosome 5, mMacEug1.pri_v2, whole genome shotgun sequence genome is shown below.
TCTGTGCTGCGGTAGGCTGTGGAGGCTGCGCACTGTGCGGGGACTGCGGTAACaacggcggcagcggcggcggccagAAGCTTGCAGATGCCGAGAGAATGAGCCGGACGGCGGTGCTGAGGCAGCCGCGAGGCAGCCCCGGGCGCCGGCGGGTCAGGTTCCTCCGggggctgctgctgctacagTTGCTGCTTCTGGCACGGCGCTCGGAAGCCTCGGATCCTCAGGTACCCCTGTTGCTGTGGTCCACTTCCCCGGGTTTGCAGCCCTCCGTGGAAAACCCTTATGAAGGCCACATCTACGCCCGTCCTGAACTTTACACCTGCCTGGACCCCATCTTGGAGAAGGGCCCGCACACTGTACTGCTGATCCTGCAGGAAAAGCTGAGGCTGGAGGACTTCACTGCTTTTGGTGAGGTGCTTGGCGACACGCCGGAGAGCCCCTTCCCCAACCTGCAGGAGGTCCTGGAAAAGGCCCCCTCCTCCTTGGTGCTGCCAGCGGTAGGCTGGTCTGCAGCTGCCACCTTGACCTCTTATCTGACCCAGAAGTTGGGTACCGGACCTCTCCATGTGGACCAGGCATCCCTAAGAGAACTGAAGCTGAACATCACCCACCCTCTACTGCTGCTGGTGTACATCCCCTCTGCTGCCAGCACGGACTTGGGGGCTCACAAGGAAGCCCTTGCTGGCCAAGATAAGATCCTTGGGCAGGTGCTGAGCAGGCTCCAGGCAGAAGGAAAACCCTACACAGCGTTGCTCACTGCTCTTCGGCCTTCCAGGACAGCCAGAGATTTGTCATTTGTGTCCAGGGGACTGGGGCAGCAGCTCCTGGGGGAGAGCCAAGAGTATAAAGCCCAGCCAACCTGGCCAGCAGCCCTACCACCAGTAAGCTACAGTGACACGGAGCCACGAATCCTGTTTTGGGCCAGACACTTCTCGGTGAGCTATGACAGCCAGACTCAAGATCTCACATCCCTCACCTTCGGGGCCCCAGAGCTCAATTTAACTGGCTCCAGCTGGAACGACTCCACTGCCCAGCTCGTGATGACCTACAACAACCTCTTCGGTCCCTTCTTGAGGCTGAGGTTCAGTATGATCAATCACTtctacccagggtcacaccggAGCTGGTTCACCATGGAGGGGCTCGAAATCAAGACCCACAACTCGACTGCCTTCTTCAGTTCTGTGCAGGTCATTGCGCCCAGCACCTACTCCTATCACTGCCAGTATGTAAGCAGTGACCCCACCAAATGGGGCCTTCTGATGCCTCACGATCTTCGCTCCCCCTGGAGTGTAACTCTCCAGGATTTCCAGATCCAGGCCTTCAACCTGTCTGGTGGCAGCTTCTCAGGGGCCAGCGACTGTGCAGCCTTCTTCTCCCCTGCGATCTGGATGGGGCtggtctcttctctcttcatgcTCTTCTGTATTACCTTTGGGGTCCATATAATCTTTAAGCTCAAATCCCTGAACCGTTTTGATGAATACAAAGGGGACCCCCTCTTTGAGCCCCTTATGGACTGATGCTGTGAAAAGATTGTAGGTCTAGTTGTGTGTCTATTTTCCTTGTCCCCTTGTCCTGAAGGCCTGAAAGGAGCCTCTGCTTTCACTTTGTTATTCCTTAGTATCCAGGGTTGCCCATGTGTGTTATCCTCCCTAACTCCTTACCTCTCCCATCTAATTTAGCAAGAATTTATGAGGTGCTTCCTCTGTGCTCGGTGCTGGGGACCTGAAAGCAAAAATGAGGGAGACTGCTTTCGAAGAGTGAAAGACGCTTGTTGCCTGCCCATTTGGGGAGTACCTGTAAACAGggttcatagatctagagctgagaAGGATCTTACAGACCATCCAATCCGACTCCCTCTTTTCACAgggaaggaaacagagacccaaagGAATTAAGTGGTATCCTAGTGACAGAGAGAAATGGGGTGGGAACCCatgacttctgactccaaattacaaatttttccactgcaccattttGGCATctatctgccttcccttcccaaCCACTGCCCATAACAAATATTCCCCCACTGGAAATCTGGGAGG
Proteins encoded:
- the LOC140504246 gene encoding V-type proton ATPase subunit S1-like isoform X1, translated to MEIQRKAERAWSSMRETTGPSSANIICAAVGCGGCALCGDCGNNGGSGGGQKLADAERMSRTAVLRQPRGSPGRRRVRFLRGLLLLQLLLLARRSEASDPQVPLLLWSTSPGLQPSVENPYEGHIYARPELYTCLDPILEKGPHTVLLILQEKLRLEDFTAFGEVLGDTPESPFPNLQEVLEKAPSSLVLPAVGWSAAATLTSYLTQKLGTGPLHVDQASLRELKLNITHPLLLLVYIPSAASTDLGAHKEALAGQDKILGQVLSRLQAEGKPYTALLTALRPSRTARDLSFVSRGLGQQLLGESQEYKAQPTWPAALPPVSYSDTEPRILFWARHFSVSYDSQTQDLTSLTFGAPELNLTGSSWNDSTAQLVMTYNNLFGPFLRLRFSMINHFYPGSHRSWFTMEGLEIKTHNSTAFFSSVQVIAPSTYSYHCQYVSSDPTKWGLLMPHDLRSPWSVTLQDFQIQAFNLSGGSFSGASDCAAFFSPAIWMGLVSSLFMLFCITFGVHIIFKLKSLNRFDEYKGDPLFEPLMD
- the LOC140504246 gene encoding V-type proton ATPase subunit S1-like isoform X2, yielding MSRTAVLRQPRGSPGRRRVRFLRGLLLLQLLLLARRSEASDPQVPLLLWSTSPGLQPSVENPYEGHIYARPELYTCLDPILEKGPHTVLLILQEKLRLEDFTAFGEVLGDTPESPFPNLQEVLEKAPSSLVLPAVGWSAAATLTSYLTQKLGTGPLHVDQASLRELKLNITHPLLLLVYIPSAASTDLGAHKEALAGQDKILGQVLSRLQAEGKPYTALLTALRPSRTARDLSFVSRGLGQQLLGESQEYKAQPTWPAALPPVSYSDTEPRILFWARHFSVSYDSQTQDLTSLTFGAPELNLTGSSWNDSTAQLVMTYNNLFGPFLRLRFSMINHFYPGSHRSWFTMEGLEIKTHNSTAFFSSVQVIAPSTYSYHCQYVSSDPTKWGLLMPHDLRSPWSVTLQDFQIQAFNLSGGSFSGASDCAAFFSPAIWMGLVSSLFMLFCITFGVHIIFKLKSLNRFDEYKGDPLFEPLMD